The genomic segment CGTCACCAGGCCTGAAGGGCCGGCGCCGATAATGCAAGCTTTCATAGGCTGGCTGTCGAATGACCTTCTGCGAACAGAAAGCTGTCCATGGCATCAAGTGTCCCATGCAGTGCCTCTATCATAGGGAAATGTCCGATCTCGGGCAATATCTTCAGGTGGGCTTTCGGCAGGTTGTTGGTCATCTCGTGCGCATGCGTTACCGGTACCACCGGATCCTTCGTCCCGGCCATCAGCAGTACCGGACACGATACGGCTGCCATCCGTTTGGTCACATCCAGATGCGCCACAGCATATGCCAGTTGAAGCAGCCCCTCAGGACGATACCGTTTTGCATCGGAATACACACGCTCGACGAATAGCTGTCCGACTGCGTCTTGCCAGACCTCTGAGCGTCCGGAAAGCCGAGCCAGCAGGCGACGAAAGCGGGCGGGATGTGCCATAAGCCAACGATAGCCGATCCGAAAGAGACGACGCCCGACTTCGCATGCGGCCAGTCTGCGTGTCAGTTGCAGCAGGCTCACCCGGCGTCCGTCGGCAAAACTGCTCAGCAGCACCAGGCGCACCAGTCGTTCCGGCCGATGTACGGCCAGACACAACCCCCAGAATCCCCCCAGCGAATGTCCTACCAGATGCACTGGTTCATCCCCGACCAGATCCTGCAGCGCCTGCGCCAGCGCGGTTGCCAGGTGCTCCGCCGTCAGCGACACAGACAGCGTCCCCGCTTCACCGGGCAGATGTCCGGGC from the Rhodothermus sp. genome contains:
- a CDS encoding alpha/beta hydrolase; its protein translation is MITYRIATALGPLRVVTDGLFRPGPPVVLLHGWTLSPWAWVALMPASIRTQHRWYALSLPGHLPGEAGTLSVSLTAEHLATALAQALQDLVGDEPVHLVGHSLGGFWGLCLAVHRPERLVRLVLLSSFADGRRVSLLQLTRRLAACEVGRRLFRIGYRWLMAHPARFRRLLARLSGRSEVWQDAVGQLFVERVYSDAKRYRPEGLLQLAYAVAHLDVTKRMAAVSCPVLLMAGTKDPVVPVTHAHEMTNNLPKAHLKILPEIGHFPMIEALHGTLDAMDSFLFAEGHSTASL